In Phormidium yuhuli AB48, one genomic interval encodes:
- a CDS encoding DUF3754 domain-containing protein has translation MAVYDDREAFIPYRFNDLIQLCLQDGELPPDDQQTFQDFAHLLSNYYHVKFHHYAREILDNYAAFNPDRDTHAISEPTAAELEAMDERVVEKFRQVLKGANYIELSDEMLQQALNEKPLVDLKTNVDFQDFDRFLCFYRGDIFETVKLKKWVFWTEERELDILQRVVVLIRYKGPKHFEQRNIDLDEMKFIPGKMYVYLYKNVPKSDLELLFPNVQTSMTLKDQLLFGIPAIGAAIPAILRVLPQLLLVVSVILFLTIGPPDIDELQADEEDVQNLLPVLLAVASLTMALGGLAFKQYSQYQNKRIKFQKKVTDTLFFRNIATNASVFSSLINAAQDEECKEVILVYYHLLTHPKPLTPDQLDDEIEQWLDSHFGIQLDFDIKTPLRSLETLRGGPENKPLLSYDEDGHCQVVPLEEAQQIIDWVWDRIFDYANSL, from the coding sequence ATGGCTGTGTACGACGACCGAGAAGCCTTCATCCCCTACCGTTTCAATGACCTCATTCAACTCTGTCTGCAAGACGGAGAACTTCCCCCAGACGACCAGCAAACCTTCCAAGACTTCGCACATCTTCTCTCCAACTACTATCACGTCAAGTTTCACCATTACGCCAGAGAAATTCTCGACAACTACGCGGCCTTCAATCCTGACCGAGACACCCACGCCATTTCCGAACCCACCGCCGCCGAACTTGAAGCCATGGACGAGCGAGTGGTCGAGAAATTTCGCCAAGTTCTCAAAGGGGCCAATTACATCGAACTCTCCGATGAGATGCTGCAACAGGCCCTCAACGAAAAACCCCTTGTTGACTTAAAAACCAACGTTGATTTTCAGGACTTCGACCGTTTTCTCTGTTTCTACCGAGGCGATATCTTTGAAACCGTCAAACTCAAGAAATGGGTCTTCTGGACTGAAGAACGGGAACTGGACATTTTGCAGCGAGTTGTGGTCTTAATTCGCTACAAAGGTCCCAAACACTTTGAACAGCGTAACATCGACCTCGATGAGATGAAGTTCATTCCCGGAAAAATGTATGTGTATCTGTATAAAAACGTCCCCAAATCCGACTTAGAACTCTTATTTCCCAACGTGCAGACCAGCATGACCCTAAAAGACCAACTCTTATTTGGCATTCCCGCCATTGGGGCCGCCATTCCCGCCATCTTAAGAGTGCTTCCCCAACTCTTGCTGGTCGTTAGCGTCATCCTATTTCTCACCATTGGTCCCCCAGACATTGACGAACTACAAGCCGACGAAGAAGACGTCCAGAATTTGCTTCCCGTCTTACTCGCCGTGGCTTCTCTCACCATGGCTTTAGGGGGATTAGCTTTCAAACAATATAGCCAGTATCAAAACAAACGCATCAAATTTCAGAAGAAAGTCACCGATACCCTGTTTTTCCGCAACATCGCCACTAACGCCAGTGTGTTTAGTAGTTTAATCAATGCTGCCCAAGACGAAGAATGTAAGGAAGTTATCTTAGTCTATTACCATCTTCTCACCCACCCCAAACCCCTAACTCCTGACCAACTCGACGATGAAATCGAACAATGGCTGGACTCTCATTTCGGCATTCAACTGGATTTTGACATCAAAACCCCTCTACGGAGTTTAGAAACCCTCCGAGGTGGGCCTGAGAATAAGCCTCTCCTGAGTTATGATGAGGACGGTCATTGTCAGGTGGTTCCCCTGGAGGAAGCGCAACAGATTATCGACTGGGTTTGGGACCGTATCTTTGATTATGCCAATTCCCTGTAG